A genomic segment from Polyangium mundeleinium encodes:
- a CDS encoding complex I subunit 4 family protein, protein MSPLDLMFQYWPAIGAGILGALVPRGDASTKQRAGLGLITALTTLFVIWLWPTEGAVEAAKVPGEWPHLLNLLIVLPIVGAAAVLFIPRQMLSLLRGFTYVVLGIGFVASLWLLTVPMTAGWHFQYIKDWMPTLGIRYHVAIDGISLWLVLLTTFVTPIAAYASFGSIKTRIKEFCFALLLLQGGMIGAFLALDLFLFYVFWELMLVPMFLMIGIWGGADRVKAAIKFFLYTMAGSVLMLAAIIYLVWTHQKLTGDFTFDYLALSRVVLPKSAQLICFWAFSLAFFIKVPMWPVHTWLPDAHVQAPTGGSVILAAVMLKLGTYAYMRFSMGLFPGPASNLSANLAGVAILGGILYGALVAWKQRDVKRLVAYSSVAHLGFVMLGLFSATPMGMQGAVLQMVNHGVSTGALFLLVGVIYDRRHTREVDEFGGLAKVMPLYTVVFLIVTFASVGVPGTNGFVGEFLVIMGTFLSERLGKFAGIHTVGAAAGVILAAVYMLYVVQKMFFGPLTNPKNKHLPDLTVRESLALAPLVLMIFVIGFFPSIFLDRMKESILLHHNQYKVVSGQAILFADERDAKLLPEDTFSPAFLKGMPKKVQPEEPAAGGEGSQAALGGEGKVAQ, encoded by the coding sequence ATGAGCCCGCTCGATCTCATGTTTCAGTACTGGCCTGCGATCGGCGCGGGCATCCTCGGCGCGCTCGTCCCGCGGGGCGACGCGTCGACGAAGCAGCGCGCCGGCCTGGGTCTCATCACGGCCCTCACCACGCTCTTCGTGATCTGGCTCTGGCCGACCGAAGGCGCGGTGGAGGCGGCGAAGGTCCCGGGCGAGTGGCCCCACCTGCTCAACCTGCTCATCGTGCTGCCCATCGTGGGCGCGGCGGCGGTGCTCTTCATCCCGCGCCAGATGCTCTCGCTGCTCCGCGGCTTCACGTACGTGGTGCTCGGCATCGGGTTCGTCGCGTCCCTCTGGCTGCTCACCGTCCCGATGACCGCGGGCTGGCACTTCCAGTACATCAAGGACTGGATGCCCACGCTCGGCATCCGCTACCACGTCGCGATCGACGGCATCAGCCTGTGGCTCGTGCTCCTCACGACGTTCGTCACGCCGATCGCGGCGTACGCGTCGTTCGGCTCGATCAAGACGCGCATCAAGGAGTTCTGCTTCGCGCTCCTGCTCCTGCAGGGCGGGATGATCGGCGCGTTCCTCGCGCTCGATCTCTTCCTGTTCTACGTGTTCTGGGAGCTGATGCTCGTGCCGATGTTCCTCATGATCGGCATCTGGGGCGGCGCGGATCGTGTGAAGGCGGCGATCAAGTTCTTCCTCTACACGATGGCCGGCTCGGTGCTGATGCTGGCCGCGATCATCTACCTCGTGTGGACGCACCAGAAGCTCACGGGTGACTTCACGTTCGACTACCTCGCGCTCTCGCGCGTGGTGCTCCCGAAGAGCGCGCAGCTCATCTGCTTCTGGGCCTTCTCGCTGGCGTTCTTCATCAAGGTGCCGATGTGGCCGGTGCACACGTGGCTGCCGGACGCGCACGTGCAGGCGCCGACGGGCGGCTCGGTGATCCTGGCCGCCGTGATGCTGAAGCTCGGCACCTACGCGTACATGCGCTTCTCGATGGGGCTCTTCCCGGGGCCGGCCTCGAACCTGTCGGCGAACCTGGCGGGCGTGGCGATCCTGGGCGGCATCCTCTACGGCGCGCTGGTCGCGTGGAAGCAGCGGGACGTGAAGCGGCTCGTCGCGTACTCGTCGGTCGCGCACCTCGGCTTCGTGATGCTGGGGCTCTTCAGCGCGACGCCGATGGGCATGCAGGGCGCGGTGCTCCAGATGGTGAACCACGGCGTGTCGACGGGCGCGCTCTTCCTCCTCGTCGGCGTCATCTACGATCGGCGCCACACGCGTGAGGTGGACGAGTTCGGCGGCCTCGCGAAGGTGATGCCGCTCTACACGGTCGTCTTCCTGATCGTGACGTTCGCGTCGGTCGGCGTGCCGGGGACGAACGGGTTCGTCGGCGAGTTCCTCGTCATCATGGGCACGTTCCTCTCCGAGCGGCTCGGCAAGTTCGCCGGGATCCACACGGTGGGCGCGGCGGCCGGCGTGATCCTCGCGGCGGTCTACATGCTCTACGTGGTCCAGAAGATGTTCTTCGGTCCGCTCACGAACCCGAAGAACAAGCACCTGCCCGATCTCACGGTGCGCGAGTCGCTCGCGCTCGCGCCGCTCGTGCTGATGATCTTCGTCATCGGGTTCTTCCCCTCGATCTTCCTCGATCGGATGAAGGAGTCGATCCTGCTCCACCACAACCAGTACAAGGTCGTATCGGGCCAGGCGATCCTGTTCGCGGACGAGCGTGACGCGAAGCTCCTGCCCGAGGACACGTTCTCGCCTGCGTTCCTGAAGGGCATGCCGAAGAAGGTGCAGCCCGAGGAGCCGGCGGCGGGCGGCGAGGGTTCGCAGGCGGCGCTCGGCGGTGAAGGGAAGGTGGCGCAGTGA
- a CDS encoding NADH-quinone oxidoreductase subunit N, producing MNTGLFLGLSPLLIVSLGGLLLMVAEAFSKRRVDETSDDRDAGPSSELSLGTAVTLLAGAVFAAAIWFVGPEKLEGASLVAPWVIVDRFTLFFEFVLCLGGALAALLAGGYLPEHRLDRGEFYPLIIFSTVGAMILAAAGDLLSLFLGLETMSLGVYAMVGFRRASLRSTEAAVKYFLLGSFAAALLLYGGALLYGATGHTDLAGIREAIANAQPGKGPNFALVITAAVLIIVGLAFKVSAVPFHMWTPDAYEGAPTPTTTYMAVAVKCAAFATMLRVLIGGFGEGGLESWAAGWPPVVALLAVLTMTVANLVAGQQESVKRMLAYSSIAHAGYVLVGVVATMRAGGDAQGSVMFYLLTYTVSTVGAFGALILMGSRGAEAVSYEDLAGVGKRHPAAGFAFSLFLLSLAGVPPTAGFFGKLYIVKASIGAGLYPLAVILLLNSVISAYYYLRVMVYMYMREPAPGAPIAKPMRSGYVATALVVAGVLVLVLGLWPTTSLQIAVEAALATR from the coding sequence GTGAATACGGGGCTCTTCCTCGGTCTGTCGCCGCTGCTCATCGTCAGCCTCGGCGGCCTGCTCCTGATGGTGGCGGAGGCGTTCTCGAAGCGCCGCGTCGACGAGACGTCGGACGACAGGGACGCGGGTCCCTCGTCGGAGCTCTCGCTCGGCACGGCCGTGACGCTGCTCGCGGGCGCGGTGTTCGCCGCGGCGATCTGGTTTGTGGGTCCCGAGAAGCTCGAGGGCGCGTCGTTGGTCGCGCCCTGGGTGATCGTCGACCGCTTCACTCTGTTCTTCGAGTTCGTGCTTTGCCTCGGCGGCGCGCTCGCGGCGCTGCTCGCGGGCGGCTACCTGCCGGAGCATCGGCTCGATCGCGGCGAGTTTTACCCGCTCATCATCTTTTCGACCGTGGGCGCGATGATCCTCGCTGCGGCGGGGGATCTGCTCTCGCTCTTCCTCGGGCTCGAGACGATGTCGCTCGGCGTGTACGCGATGGTCGGCTTCCGCCGTGCCTCGCTGCGCAGCACCGAGGCCGCGGTGAAGTACTTCCTGCTCGGGTCGTTCGCGGCCGCGCTCCTGCTCTACGGCGGGGCGTTGCTTTACGGCGCGACGGGGCACACGGATCTCGCGGGCATCCGCGAGGCGATCGCGAACGCGCAGCCGGGCAAGGGTCCGAACTTCGCGCTCGTGATCACGGCGGCGGTGCTCATCATCGTAGGTCTCGCGTTCAAGGTGAGCGCGGTGCCGTTCCACATGTGGACGCCGGACGCCTACGAGGGCGCGCCGACGCCGACCACGACGTACATGGCCGTGGCCGTGAAGTGCGCGGCGTTCGCCACGATGCTCCGCGTGCTCATCGGCGGGTTCGGCGAAGGCGGGCTCGAGTCGTGGGCGGCGGGCTGGCCTCCGGTCGTCGCGCTGCTCGCGGTGCTCACGATGACGGTGGCGAACCTCGTCGCGGGCCAGCAGGAGTCGGTGAAGCGCATGCTCGCGTACTCGAGCATCGCGCATGCGGGGTACGTGCTCGTGGGTGTCGTCGCGACGATGCGCGCGGGCGGCGATGCGCAGGGCAGCGTGATGTTCTACCTGCTCACGTACACCGTCTCGACCGTCGGCGCGTTCGGCGCGCTCATCCTGATGGGCAGCCGCGGCGCGGAGGCGGTGAGCTACGAGGATCTCGCGGGCGTGGGCAAGCGGCACCCGGCCGCGGGCTTCGCGTTCTCGCTCTTCCTGCTCTCGCTCGCGGGCGTGCCGCCGACGGCGGGCTTCTTCGGCAAGCTCTACATCGTCAAGGCGTCGATCGGCGCCGGGCTCTACCCGCTCGCGGTCATCCTGCTGCTGAACAGCGTGATCTCCGCGTACTACTACCTGCGCGTGATGGTCTACATGTACATGCGCGAGCCCGCGCCTGGTGCGCCCATCGCGAAGCCGATGCGCTCGGGGTACGTCGCGACGGCGCTCGTCGTGGCTGGCGTCCTCGTGCTCGTGCTCGGCCTGTGGCCGACGACGTCGCTGCAGATCGCGGTCGAGGCGGCCCTCGCCACGCGTTGA
- a CDS encoding DUF2752 domain-containing protein → MQDEPGRRADEPVAAPVPLHAPYPSPVPRLSPPRPQGSALGRAARLALVGAAFAVAVAVRFPLCPFALITRHPCPGCGLTRAALALATGDLREAIHFHPLVIPVVPVVALLLLQGSYNYVRHGRWYTFAFQQTRFVTLGSIVLAVAMIAVWFARFFGAFGGPVAV, encoded by the coding sequence GTGCAGGACGAACCGGGGCGACGCGCGGACGAACCCGTCGCCGCCCCGGTCCCTCTTCACGCCCCGTACCCCTCCCCCGTCCCTCGTCTTTCCCCACCACGACCGCAAGGATCCGCGCTCGGCCGCGCCGCGCGCCTCGCCCTCGTCGGCGCCGCGTTTGCCGTCGCGGTCGCCGTGCGTTTCCCGCTCTGCCCGTTCGCGCTGATCACGCGCCATCCTTGCCCCGGCTGCGGCCTCACGCGCGCGGCCCTCGCCCTCGCCACGGGAGATCTCCGCGAGGCGATCCACTTCCACCCGCTCGTGATCCCTGTCGTCCCCGTGGTCGCACTCCTCCTCCTGCAAGGAAGCTACAACTACGTGCGCCACGGCCGCTGGTACACGTTCGCGTTCCAGCAGACGCGCTTCGTCACCCTCGGCTCGATCGTCCTCGCCGTCGCCATGATCGCCGTCTGGTTCGCGCGCTTCTTCGGCGCCTTCGGCGGCCCGGTCGCCGTGTAG
- a CDS encoding NADH-quinone oxidoreductase subunit J family protein, whose translation MNKLELAFFGLCSVIALLGAIVTVGAKNPIRGAMGLLSTIIGIAGLYLMLAAEFLAAIQLLVYAGAVVILFLFVIMLLGPSAQSKRDARGAVARYVGAAAMLVSGLGAMVLVMRTQSGTPTALPAAPPQFGTIESIGHELFSTALVPFELSGALLLVAVIGAVAVARGKQVDPTLLPAADAKPSQAPSPNARTAGQTKEARS comes from the coding sequence GTGAACAAACTCGAACTCGCGTTCTTCGGCCTCTGCTCGGTCATCGCGCTGCTCGGCGCGATCGTGACCGTGGGCGCGAAGAACCCGATCCGCGGGGCGATGGGCCTCCTCTCGACGATCATCGGGATCGCGGGTCTCTACCTGATGCTGGCCGCCGAGTTTCTCGCGGCGATCCAGCTCCTCGTGTACGCGGGCGCGGTCGTGATCCTCTTCCTGTTCGTGATCATGCTCCTCGGCCCGTCGGCGCAGTCGAAGCGCGACGCGCGGGGCGCGGTGGCGCGTTACGTGGGCGCGGCCGCGATGCTCGTGAGCGGGCTCGGCGCGATGGTGCTCGTGATGCGCACGCAGTCGGGCACGCCGACGGCGCTCCCGGCCGCGCCGCCGCAGTTCGGCACGATCGAGTCGATCGGGCACGAGCTCTTCTCGACAGCGCTCGTGCCGTTCGAGCTCTCGGGCGCGCTGCTCCTCGTGGCCGTCATCGGCGCGGTCGCGGTCGCGCGTGGCAAGCAGGTGGATCCCACGCTGCTGCCCGCGGCGGACGCGAAGCCGAGCCAGGCGCCCTCACCCAACGCACGCACCGCAGGCCAGACCAAGGAGGCGAGGTCGTGA
- the nuoE gene encoding NADH-quinone oxidoreductase subunit NuoE, with protein sequence MTKFALSPDREKHVEEILSRYPNRQAACIPVLHLCQEQNGWISDDVVAWVAARLDLSAAHVKGVVTFYTLFNKEPVGKHQVWVCRTLSCALRGADEILHHCEKRLGIHVGQTTKDGKVTLRTAECLASCGTAPMIQVDKDYYENLTTAEVDRILDRLIK encoded by the coding sequence ATGACGAAGTTCGCATTGTCTCCCGACCGCGAGAAGCACGTCGAAGAAATCCTCTCGCGTTACCCGAACCGCCAGGCGGCGTGCATCCCCGTCCTCCATCTCTGCCAAGAGCAGAATGGGTGGATCTCCGACGACGTCGTCGCGTGGGTGGCGGCTCGGCTCGACCTGTCGGCCGCGCACGTGAAGGGCGTGGTGACGTTCTACACGCTCTTCAACAAGGAGCCCGTGGGCAAGCACCAGGTCTGGGTCTGCCGGACCTTGAGCTGCGCGCTCCGCGGGGCGGACGAGATCCTCCACCACTGCGAGAAGCGCCTCGGCATCCACGTCGGGCAGACGACGAAGGACGGGAAGGTGACCTTGCGGACGGCGGAGTGCCTCGCCTCGTGCGGTACTGCGCCGATGATCCAGGTCGACAAGGACTACTACGAGAACCTCACCACGGCCGAGGTCGATCGGATCCTCGACCGCCTCATCAAGTGA
- a CDS encoding zinc ribbon domain-containing protein has product MFCPNCGTQNSETATTCTKCGFNLKGAAAPKFKGTMLMSQQPPTPPAGAMPPLAPPPPMAPLPAAAPPPPPGLPPGGPTLGDQGLAGTVIGVPPAGLGPTAAPPLAAPPPPPGYPGAGGFEPQGGLGSTIAIDQIPNFTPPSPNPPGVPPGPPSPGAFPPPAGPPPGGGFGAPPPGGPMGGYGAPPPPAGGYGAPPPAAGGYGAPPPPAGAGYSAPPPPAGGYGAPPPAGAYGPPPGDPSAMGAPGGYGAPPGGAYGAPPAGAMVAPGQYPGGAMGAPMGMGGPMMGAPGGGMGGMRGTTRNPTTALLGTLFCCGMYHLFGGYGMLNELKAYTKDESLQTWHLFVPILNLLMILKLPELVARAKQQAGSRNPQSESLVMYILLFPYALAKDLNQVWDPNAG; this is encoded by the coding sequence GTGTTCTGTCCGAATTGTGGGACACAAAACTCGGAGACGGCGACGACGTGCACGAAGTGCGGCTTCAACCTGAAAGGAGCCGCCGCGCCGAAGTTCAAGGGGACGATGCTGATGAGCCAGCAGCCCCCGACGCCGCCCGCGGGGGCCATGCCGCCGCTGGCGCCGCCGCCGCCGATGGCGCCGCTGCCGGCCGCTGCGCCGCCGCCGCCGCCAGGACTGCCGCCCGGCGGCCCGACGTTGGGGGATCAGGGCCTCGCGGGCACGGTGATCGGCGTGCCGCCCGCGGGCCTCGGCCCGACGGCAGCCCCGCCGCTGGCCGCGCCCCCGCCCCCGCCGGGATATCCTGGGGCCGGCGGATTCGAGCCGCAGGGCGGGCTCGGGAGCACGATCGCGATCGATCAGATCCCGAACTTCACGCCTCCCTCGCCGAACCCGCCCGGCGTGCCGCCGGGGCCGCCCTCGCCCGGCGCGTTCCCGCCCCCGGCGGGCCCGCCCCCCGGCGGTGGCTTCGGCGCACCTCCGCCCGGCGGACCCATGGGCGGCTACGGCGCTCCTCCGCCCCCTGCGGGCGGGTACGGCGCTCCTCCGCCCGCTGCAGGCGGGTACGGCGCTCCTCCTCCCCCTGCAGGCGCCGGGTACAGCGCTCCTCCGCCCCCTGCGGGCGGGTACGGCGCTCCTCCGCCCGCAGGCGCCTACGGCCCGCCGCCCGGTGATCCGAGCGCGATGGGCGCTCCCGGCGGCTACGGCGCGCCTCCGGGCGGCGCGTACGGCGCGCCTCCCGCGGGCGCCATGGTGGCCCCTGGCCAGTACCCCGGCGGCGCGATGGGCGCCCCGATGGGCATGGGCGGCCCGATGATGGGCGCGCCAGGCGGCGGCATGGGCGGCATGCGCGGAACGACGCGCAACCCGACGACCGCGCTCCTCGGCACGCTCTTCTGCTGCGGCATGTACCACCTCTTCGGCGGCTACGGCATGCTGAACGAGCTCAAGGCCTACACGAAGGACGAGTCGCTCCAGACGTGGCACCTCTTCGTCCCGATCCTGAACCTGCTCATGATCCTGAAGCTGCCGGAGCTCGTGGCGCGGGCGAAGCAGCAGGCCGGCTCGCGCAACCCGCAGTCGGAGAGCCTCGTGATGTACATCCTGCTCTTCCCCTACGCGCTGGCGAAGGACCTGAACCAGGTCTGGGATCCGAACGCGGGTTGA
- the nuoF gene encoding NADH-quinone oxidoreductase subunit NuoF — protein sequence MLRQTTYLTKRYGVPEGWTLPVYERDGGYEQARRALSMPREALVEEMKAANIRGRGGAGFPMGVKWSFMPWPPKPEKPHYLVINADEGEPGTFKDRTIMELDPHAVVEGCIIGCFGIGAHAAYIYVRDELHLSKARLWGAIKEARAKGYLGAKPFGIDYPVEVYVHTGAGAYICGEETSLLNSLEGKRGEPRLKPPFPAQSGAFGMPTTVNNLETIAAVPVALAMGGDAFSKLSDLHDQKDGGCRLYGVSGHVNTPGVFEACVGLTLRELIYDLGGGVKGGELLGVIPGGSSCPILRPDETVNAPDPKSPLHRWHGKNVLDVPMGVETYRALGTMLGTCCAIVLNKNTDIVLAMHNLMRFYRHESCGQCTPCREGSAWLFRILDRMVHGEATMEELDRLHEIADNIMGNTICAFGEGTAMPALGFLRKYRKEFEEHVRTKGKSGTGRLAL from the coding sequence ATGCTGCGACAAACGACGTATCTGACGAAGCGGTATGGCGTCCCCGAGGGGTGGACGCTCCCCGTGTACGAGCGTGACGGGGGCTATGAACAGGCCAGGCGCGCGCTCTCGATGCCGCGGGAGGCCCTCGTCGAGGAGATGAAGGCCGCGAACATCCGCGGCCGCGGCGGCGCCGGCTTCCCGATGGGCGTGAAGTGGAGCTTCATGCCGTGGCCCCCGAAGCCGGAGAAGCCGCACTACCTCGTCATCAACGCCGACGAGGGCGAGCCCGGGACCTTCAAGGACCGGACGATCATGGAGCTCGATCCCCACGCGGTGGTGGAGGGCTGCATCATCGGCTGCTTCGGCATCGGCGCGCACGCGGCGTACATCTACGTCCGCGACGAGCTGCACCTGTCGAAGGCGCGCCTCTGGGGCGCGATCAAGGAGGCGCGCGCCAAGGGCTACCTCGGCGCGAAGCCCTTCGGGATCGACTACCCCGTCGAGGTCTATGTGCACACGGGCGCCGGCGCGTACATCTGTGGCGAGGAGACGAGCCTCCTCAACTCGCTCGAAGGCAAGCGCGGCGAGCCGCGGCTCAAGCCGCCGTTCCCGGCGCAATCCGGCGCGTTCGGCATGCCGACGACGGTGAACAACCTCGAGACGATCGCAGCGGTGCCGGTGGCGCTGGCGATGGGCGGCGACGCCTTCTCCAAGCTCTCGGATCTGCACGATCAGAAGGATGGCGGCTGCCGGCTTTACGGCGTCTCGGGTCACGTGAACACGCCCGGCGTCTTCGAAGCGTGCGTGGGGCTCACGTTGCGCGAGCTCATCTACGACCTCGGCGGCGGCGTGAAGGGCGGCGAGCTGCTCGGCGTGATCCCCGGCGGTTCGTCCTGCCCGATCCTGCGGCCCGACGAGACGGTGAACGCGCCGGATCCCAAGTCGCCGCTGCACCGCTGGCACGGCAAGAACGTGCTCGACGTGCCGATGGGCGTGGAGACGTACCGCGCGCTCGGGACGATGCTCGGCACGTGCTGCGCGATCGTGCTGAACAAGAACACGGACATCGTGCTCGCGATGCACAACCTGATGCGGTTCTACCGCCACGAGTCCTGCGGCCAGTGCACGCCTTGCCGTGAGGGCAGCGCGTGGCTCTTCCGCATCCTCGATCGGATGGTGCACGGCGAGGCCACGATGGAGGAGCTCGATCGGCTCCACGAGATCGCCGACAACATCATGGGCAACACGATCTGTGCGTTCGGCGAGGGCACGGCGATGCCCGCGCTCGGCTTCTTGCGCAAGTACCGCAAGGAGTTCGAGGAGCACGTGCGCACGAAGGGCAAGTCCGGGACGGGGAGGCTCGCGCTGTGA
- the nuoL gene encoding NADH-quinone oxidoreductase subunit L encodes MEALKAQFPATNFTLLAVVLALPLIGAFVNGVFGKRLGKAGVRLMALSALGGSFIAALATFLLLPKGEGGGTLAWTAWRWFSLNGRMGQTVPIDVAFSVDAMSATMMLVVTGVGFLIHLYSSEYMVKDPGYHRFFAYLNLFCFAMLTLVMADNMAVLFVGWEGVGLCSYLLIGFWFGEEKNATAGKKAFIVNRIGDFGLLVAMAILLYYTGSLRFAEINANARNLLDPVTIWPFGNLPIESQWDAANPGANAAYKAIVHLFLPEKGVQVYASTLVGLAMFLGAAGKSAQIPLYVWLPDAMAGPTPVSALIHAATMVTAGVYLVARTSAVFLMSPAAMATVAVLGCATAIFAASIGLFQHDLKKVLAYSTVSQLGFMFIGVGVGAFSAGFFHVFTHAFFKACLFLGAGSVIHSMHARIHDTDKSQDIRNMGGLKKFMPITRWTFLLSCFAIAGAPPLSGFWSKDEILWRAFSTKIVAPEVGRMEPLWTWPSWLGQGIYWVGVVAATMTAFYMFRAYFLTFHGEFRGWKIVAGWKEPKHGHGHDDHGHDDHHDHHDDGTPLEGPKPHESPLAMTLPLMVLAFFAVFAGFLMAEPIHIEPLGHMLSPVFTRAHDVVVLRAEGVEKLMWPMMGPGVAAFLGGTGAAMVVYLNKGGAPEESFKKAAPGLYRLIYDKWRIDELYDAVVVGMVDALADIFTAADKWLIDGVLAKLTAAIVAFFGTVLRTFQTGRVQVYGAAMALGLAGVGFFLVRPHADATVDDSKLRSAGEVVISAAPGPGYTYRWEGTGTEQKDFGVVREVRINVNPGETKDVKLHVRNAFAQEATHSFPITRPGRGFPSSAAPVPLVPGTVVPAGGGSIPAKDIPGLINPRGAQ; translated from the coding sequence GTGGAAGCCCTCAAAGCTCAGTTTCCCGCAACGAACTTCACGCTCCTCGCGGTCGTCCTCGCCCTGCCGCTCATCGGCGCCTTCGTGAACGGCGTCTTTGGCAAGCGGCTCGGCAAGGCTGGCGTCCGCCTGATGGCCCTCTCGGCCCTCGGCGGCTCGTTCATCGCGGCGCTCGCCACCTTCCTCCTTCTGCCGAAGGGGGAGGGCGGCGGCACGCTCGCGTGGACCGCCTGGCGCTGGTTCTCGTTGAACGGGCGGATGGGACAAACGGTCCCCATCGACGTCGCCTTCAGCGTCGACGCGATGAGCGCGACGATGATGCTGGTGGTCACCGGCGTCGGGTTCCTGATCCACCTGTACTCGAGCGAGTACATGGTGAAGGACCCGGGCTACCACCGGTTCTTCGCGTACTTGAACCTCTTCTGTTTCGCCATGTTGACGCTCGTCATGGCGGACAACATGGCCGTGCTCTTCGTCGGCTGGGAGGGCGTCGGTCTCTGCAGCTACCTCCTCATCGGCTTCTGGTTCGGCGAGGAGAAGAACGCGACCGCGGGCAAGAAGGCGTTCATCGTCAACCGCATCGGCGACTTCGGTCTGCTCGTGGCGATGGCGATCCTGCTCTACTACACGGGATCGCTCCGCTTCGCGGAGATCAACGCGAACGCGCGGAACCTGCTCGATCCGGTCACGATCTGGCCCTTCGGCAACCTCCCCATCGAGTCGCAGTGGGACGCGGCGAACCCAGGCGCGAACGCGGCGTACAAGGCGATCGTGCACCTGTTCCTGCCCGAGAAGGGCGTGCAGGTCTACGCGTCGACGCTCGTGGGCCTGGCGATGTTCCTCGGCGCCGCCGGCAAGAGCGCCCAGATCCCGCTCTACGTCTGGCTGCCGGACGCGATGGCGGGCCCCACGCCGGTCTCCGCGCTCATCCACGCGGCCACCATGGTGACGGCGGGCGTCTACCTCGTCGCGCGCACGTCGGCGGTGTTCCTGATGTCGCCGGCCGCGATGGCGACGGTGGCGGTGCTCGGCTGCGCCACGGCGATCTTCGCCGCGTCGATCGGCCTGTTCCAGCACGACCTGAAGAAGGTGCTCGCCTACTCCACGGTGAGCCAGCTCGGGTTCATGTTCATCGGCGTCGGCGTGGGCGCGTTCTCCGCGGGCTTCTTCCACGTCTTCACGCACGCCTTCTTCAAGGCCTGCCTCTTCCTCGGCGCCGGCTCGGTGATCCACTCGATGCACGCGCGGATCCACGACACGGACAAGTCGCAGGACATCCGCAACATGGGCGGCCTGAAGAAGTTCATGCCCATCACGCGGTGGACGTTCCTGCTCTCGTGCTTCGCGATCGCCGGCGCGCCTCCGCTCTCCGGCTTCTGGTCGAAGGACGAGATCCTGTGGCGCGCGTTCTCCACGAAGATCGTCGCGCCGGAGGTCGGCCGCATGGAGCCGCTCTGGACGTGGCCTTCGTGGCTCGGCCAGGGGATCTACTGGGTTGGCGTCGTCGCCGCGACGATGACGGCGTTCTACATGTTCCGCGCCTACTTCCTCACGTTCCACGGCGAGTTCCGTGGGTGGAAGATCGTCGCGGGCTGGAAGGAGCCGAAGCACGGCCACGGCCATGACGATCATGGCCACGACGATCACCACGATCACCACGACGACGGCACGCCGCTCGAGGGGCCGAAGCCCCACGAGTCGCCGCTCGCGATGACGCTCCCGCTCATGGTGCTCGCGTTCTTCGCTGTCTTCGCGGGCTTCCTGATGGCCGAGCCGATCCACATCGAGCCGCTCGGGCACATGCTCTCGCCGGTCTTCACGCGGGCGCACGATGTCGTCGTGCTGCGCGCCGAGGGCGTCGAGAAGCTCATGTGGCCGATGATGGGCCCCGGCGTGGCGGCGTTCCTCGGCGGCACGGGCGCGGCGATGGTCGTGTACCTGAACAAGGGCGGCGCGCCGGAGGAGTCGTTCAAGAAGGCGGCGCCGGGCCTCTACAGGCTCATCTACGACAAGTGGCGGATCGACGAGCTCTACGACGCGGTGGTCGTCGGGATGGTGGACGCGCTCGCGGACATCTTCACGGCCGCGGACAAGTGGCTCATCGACGGCGTCCTCGCGAAGCTCACGGCGGCGATCGTCGCGTTCTTCGGGACGGTCCTCCGCACGTTCCAGACCGGCCGCGTGCAGGTCTACGGCGCGGCGATGGCCCTCGGCCTCGCGGGCGTGGGCTTCTTCCTGGTCCGACCCCACGCTGACGCGACGGTCGACGATTCGAAGCTCCGCTCGGCCGGCGAGGTGGTCATCTCGGCGGCGCCCGGCCCCGGCTACACGTACCGCTGGGAGGGCACGGGGACGGAGCAGAAGGACTTCGGCGTGGTTCGCGAGGTCCGCATCAACGTCAATCCCGGGGAAACGAAGGACGTCAAGCTGCACGTGCGCAACGCGTTCGCGCAGGAGGCGACTCACTCGTTCCCGATCACGCGGCCTGGCCGCGGCTTCCCGTCCTCCGCGGCGCCTGTCCCGCTCGTGCCTGGGACGGTGGTGCCGGCGGGCGGCGGTAGCATTCCTGCGAAGGACATCCCCGGGCTCATCAACCCGCGAGGCGCACAATGA
- the nuoK gene encoding NADH-quinone oxidoreductase subunit NuoK: MTVPLEYFVIVAAVLFMTGAVGFLIRRNLLVLLMSIELMLNAVNLTLVAFNRQHVGGHTGQIFTFFIIAIAAAEAAVGLAIVLAFFRLRSTVRSDDADLLRN; the protein is encoded by the coding sequence GTGACCGTCCCGCTCGAGTACTTCGTGATCGTGGCCGCCGTGCTCTTCATGACGGGCGCGGTGGGCTTCCTGATCCGACGCAACCTACTCGTGCTCCTGATGAGCATCGAGCTGATGTTGAACGCCGTGAACCTCACGCTGGTCGCCTTCAACCGCCAGCACGTGGGGGGTCACACCGGGCAGATCTTCACCTTCTTCATCATCGCCATCGCCGCGGCGGAGGCCGCGGTCGGCTTGGCCATCGTCCTCGCGTTCTTCCGGCTCCGCAGCACGGTGCGCTCGGACGACGCCGATCTCCTGAGGAACTAG